The Girardinichthys multiradiatus isolate DD_20200921_A chromosome Y, DD_fGirMul_XY1, whole genome shotgun sequence genome has a window encoding:
- the LOC124864768 gene encoding GTPase IMAP family member 8-like — protein MGFTDISNSGQRHKASELRIVLTGGRESKGNLCGRSSVGNIILGQNVFDTSMRTAQSETRQQEVYGRLVTVVDTPGWWWTDTQENTPKLDQIEIQNSVHLCPPGPHVFLLVIPVDLYLPHWVTSSLKEHLELFNADVFSHTIVLFAADAPCSDETIESKIRRSPTLQWILQRCGNRKHVLNISDRDDEDQVKMLFEKIDTMVTNNGGRHCPVDRRQGEALRKEITDLSERASRRFDQVQKQRRKLKELIEGGKPPPEHLRLVLIGAECEGKSSAGNTILGKTAFVVNNNGNRTTHCEISHSVVEGRWLTVVDSPGWFYINSLQDTSEMDKLEIEDSMDLCLPGPHAVLLVISLETAIHASYLRAVQEHMSLFGEEIWKHTLVLFTMSDWLGVKTVEDRIESEEGLQWIVNKCGNRYHVLNNMNHSDKTQVKELLEKIEEMWAGNKDPYYEVDLDRAAQIEAKKEAGDKMARRLKKINERQSRVLKELNGGEESPVTDIRIVLVGQKCSGKSRAGNMILFNNLFDLSFNMSRLKKNYQDQRETSTCVKHEGNFNGVKVSVVETPGWFTDTTSPDWIKGEVLHSVSMCPPGPHVFLLVVPISRAFTEKDLKALVEVLMPLTERVWRHCMVLFTWGDWLNDFPVENYIAREGKELQELLEKCGNRYHVLNPIQISGSIEVKKLLQKLIDIVTQNKGCFTTEDKQKTFQVQPWQKQLIEEEWNRRAQELVERILKVLAKEPEEPTVPSKRMTNSMNEFYIPDMSRDVASEYGSISEFRRGRAHDHVTEWLTNRERQSEISSGISSICLSATSMEKFERSPINKHSPKNSSFSQNNKEDSVSIISYPTRITGSPVSPNN, from the exons ATGGGTTTTACTGATATTTCCAACTCAG GGCAAAGGCATAAAGCTTCAGAGTTGAGGATTGTGCTGACAGGAGGAAGAGAATCAAAAGGAAATCTATGTGGTAGAAGCTCAGTTGGAAACATCATTCTgggtcaaaatgtttttgacacCAGCATGAGAACAGCTCAGAGTGAAACAAGGCAGCAGGAAGTATACGGCAGACTAGTTACAGTAGTTGATACTCCAGGGTGGTGGTGGACGGATACACAAGAAAATACACCAAAACTGGATCAGATAGAAATTCAGAATAGTGTCCATCTGTGTCCTCCAGGACCTCATGTGTTTCTTCTGGTCATTCCCGTTGATTTATATTTACCTCATTGGGTCACATCATCACTAAAGGAGCACCTGGAACTTTTCAATGCAGATGTTTTCAGTCACACCATCGTGCTGTTTGCTGCAGATGCTCCTTGTAGTGATGAAACAATAGAATCTAAAATCAGAAGAAGTCCAACCCTGCAGTGGATCCTTCAACGATgtggaaacagaaaacatgttctCAACATCAGTGACAGAGACGATGAAGATCAAGTCAAGATGCTCTTTGAGAAAATTGACACCATGGTTACAAACAATGGAGGAAGAcactgtcctgttgacagaCGTCAAGGAGAAGCTCTGAGGAAAGAAATTACAGATTTGTCTGAAAGAGCCTCAAGAAGGTTTGATCAAGTTCAGAAACAAAGAAGGAAACTCAAAGAGCTGATTGAAG GTGGAAAACCCCCACCAGAGCATCTAAGACTGGTTTTAATTGGTGCAGAGTGTGAAGGCAAGAGCTCAGCCGGCAACACCATTTTAGGAAAGACTGCATTCGTTGTTAATAATAATGGCAACAGAACCACACACTGTGAAATAAGCCACAGTGTGGTAGAAGGAAGGTGGCTCACAGTGGTAGATTCTCCTGGATGGTTCTACATCAACAGCCTTCAGGACACCAGCGAGATGGATAAACTGGAAATAGAGGACAGCATGGACCTTTGCTTACCTGGACCACATGCTGTGCTGCTTGTGATAAGCCTTGAAACAGCAATCCATGCATCATATCTGAGAGCTGTCCAGGAACACATGAGTCTGTTTGGAGAAGAAATCTGGAAACACACTCTGGTTCTGTTCACCATGAGTGACTGGCTGGGAGTGAAGACTGTGGAAGACCGTATAGAGAGTGAGGAAGGTCTGCAGTGGATCGTGAACAAGTGTGGGAACAG GTATCATGTCCTGAACAACATGAATCACAGTGATAAGACTCAGGTAAAGGAGCTCCTTGAGAAGATTGAAGAGATGTGGGCAGGAAATAAAGATCCTTACTATGAAGTGGACCTGGACCGAGCTGCACAGATAGAAGCCAAGAAAGAGGCTGGAGACAAGATGGCCAGAAGGTTGAAGAAGATCAATGAGAGACAGTCAAGAGTCCTGAAGGAGCTTAATGGAG GTGAGGAAAGTCCAGTCACTGACATCAGGATTGTTCTTGTTGGCCAAAAATGTTCAGGAAAAAGTAGAGCTGGAAACATGATCcttttcaataatttatttgaTCTCAGTTTCAACATGAGTCGGCTGAAGAAG AACTACCAAGATCAGAGAGAAACCTCAACATGTGTAAAACATGAAGGAAACTTTAATGGAGTAAAGGTCTCTGTTGTTGAAACACCAGGCTGGTTCACAGACACAACATCACCAGACTGGATCAAAGGTGAAgttctccacagtgtctccatgTGTCCTCCAGGACCTCATGTTTTTCTCCTGGTTGTTCCGATCTCCAGAGCTTTCACAGAGAAAGATCTCAAAGCTCTGGTGGAGGTCTTAATGCCATTAACAGAGAGAGTGTGGAGACACTGCATGGTGCTGTTTACCTGGGGAGACTGGCTCAATGACTTCCCTGTAGAGAACTACATCGCCAGAGAGGGCAAGGAGCTCCAGGAGCTTCTGGAGAAGTGTGGAAACAGATACCATGTTCTAAACCCCATTCAAATCAGTGGTTCTATTGAAGTCAAAAAGCTACTACAAAAATTGATTGACATAGTAACTCAAAACAAGGGATGCTTCACAACTGAAGACAAACAAAAGACATTTCAGGTACAACCTTGGCAAAAACAGCTAATAGAAGAGGAATGGAACAGGAGAGCACAGGAGCTGGTAGAGCGAATCTTGAAGGTTTTAGCAAAGGAACCAGAGGAGCCAACAGTCCCTTCTAAAAGGATGACAAATAGCATGAATGAATTTTACATCCCAGACA tgaGCAGAGATGTTGCCTCAGAATATGGCAGCATTTCAGAGTTCAGGAGAGGACGAGCACATGACCATGTCACTGAATGGCTGACTAACAGGGAGAGGCAGTCTGAGATCAGCTCTGGGATTAGTAGCATTTGTTTGTCAGCTACTTCTATGGAAAAGTTTGAACGTTCGCCTATAAATAAACATTCGCCAAAAAATAGTTCATTctctcaaaacaataaagaagaTTCTGTGAGCATAATCTCATACCCAACAAGAATTACAGGAAGTCCTGTTAGTCCAAACAATTAA
- the LOC124863707 gene encoding GTPase IMAP family member 8-like: MGAAVDIFSSGQSHPAAELRIVLIGESNSKASSTTGNIILGENVFDTSRRTAQSEAKQQEVFGRLVTVVDTPGCWWHYPSEDTAELDRIEIRNSVHLCPPGPHVFLLVIPVDLYLPQRVKSSLEEHLQLFNEDVFSHTIVLFAADDPCSDEMIEYDIEDSPTLQWILQQCGNRKHVLNISDKEDKDQVRMLFEKIETMVTNNGGRHCPVDRRQGEALRKEMTDLSERASRRFDQVQKQRRKLKELIEGGKRPPKHLKMVLAGAEWEGKSSAGNTILGKKAFHVNTNGRRTAYNEISHNVVEGRRLTVVDSPGWFYINTLQDTNEMDKQEMENSVYLCPPGPHAVLLVISLATALNISSLTAVHEHMSLFREDVWKHTLVLFTRGDWLGVKTVEERIESEKGLQWIVNKCGNRYHVLNNMDHSDATQVHELLEKIEEMWAGNKDPYYEVDLDRAAQIEAKKEAGDKMARRLKKINERQSRVLKVLFEGEKQPVTEIRIGLVGQKCSGKSKAGNIILHNEIFHKVFDTARLKKNYQDQRETSTCVKHEGDVDGVKVSVVETPGWFTDPTPPDWIKGEVLHSVSMCPPGPHVFLLVVPISRAFTEKDLKALVEVLMPLTERVWRHCMVLFTWGDWLHDLPVENYIAREGKELQELLEKCGNRYHVLNPYISDDPVQVKELFQKIIDMVTQNKECFTTEGTKLSFLEKFSFFFGNKKQMEEEWKKREEELIRRMLKALAKEPEEPTVFCEDGT; encoded by the exons ATGGGTGCTGCGGTTGATATTTTCAGCTCAG GGCAAAGCCACCCTGCTGCAGAGTTGAGGATTGTGTTGATAGGAGAAAGTAACTCAAAAGCAAGTAGTACAACTGGAAACATCATTCTgggtgaaaatgtttttgacacCAGCAGAAGAACAGCTCAGAGTGAAGCGAAGCAGCAGGAAGTATTCGGCAGACTAGTTACAGTGGTTGATACTCCAGGCTGTTGGTGGCATTATCCAAGCGAAGACACTGCAGAACTGGATCGGATAGAAATCCGTAACAGTGTCCATCTGTGTCCTCCAGGACCTCATGTCTTTCTTCTGGTCATTCCCGTTGATTTATATTTACCTCAGCGGGTCAAATCATCACTAGAGGAGCACCTGCAACTTTTCAATGAAGATGTTTTTAGTCACACCATCGTGCTGTTCGCTGCAGACGATCCATGTAGTGATGAAATGATAGAATATGATATCGAAGATAGTCCAACTCTGCAGTGGATCCTTCAACAATgtggaaacagaaaacatgttctCAACATCAGTGACAAAGAAGATAAAGATCAAGTCAGGATGCTTTTTGAGAAAATTGAGACCATGGTTACAAACAATGGAGGAAGAcactgtcctgttgacagaCGTCAAGGAGAAGCTCTGAGGAAAGAAATGACAGATTTGTCTGAAAGAGCCTCAAGAAGGTTTGATCAAGTTCAGAAACAAAGAAGGAAACTCAAAGAGCTGATTGAAG GTGGGAAACGTccaccaaaacatttaaagatggTGTTAGCTGGTGCAGAGTGGGAAGGCAAGAGCTCAGCAGGAAACACCATTCTGGGAAAAAAAGCCTTTCATGTTAATACAAATGGAAGAAGGACAGCGTACAATGAAATAAGCCACAATGTGGTTGAAGGAAGGCGGCTCACGGTGGTAGATTCTCCTGGATGGTTCTACATCAACACCCTTCAGGACACCAATGAGATGGACAAACAGGAAATGGAGAACAGTGTGTATCTGTGTCCTCCAGGACCCCATGCTGTGCTGCTGGTTATTTCATTGGCAACTGCTCTGAATATATCAAGTCTGACAGCTGTTCATGAACACATGAGCCTGTTTAGAGAAGACGTCTGGAAACACACACTTGTTCTGTTCACCAGAGGAGACTGGTTAGGAGTGAAGACTGTGGAGGAGCGTATAGAGAGTGAAAAAGGTCTGCAGTGGATAGTGAACAAGTGTGGGAACAGGTATCATGTCCTGAACAACATGGATCACAGTGATGCGACTCAGGTACATGAGCTCCTTGAGAAGATTGAAGAGATGTGGGCAGGAAATAAAGATCCTTACTATGAAGTGGACCTGGACCGAGCTGCACAGATAGAAGCCAAGAAAGAGGCTGGAGACAAGATGGCCAGAAGATTGAAGAAGATCAATGAGAGACAGTCAAGAGTGTTGAAAGTGCTGTTTGAAG GTGAGAAACAGCCAGTCACTGAGATAAGGATTGGTCTTGTTGGCCAAAAATGTTCAGGGAAGAGTAAAGCAGGAAATATAATCCTTCATAATGAGATATTTCACAAGGTTTTTGACACAGCTCGATTGAAAAAG AACTACCAAGATCAGAGAGAAACTTCAACATGTGTAAAACACGAAGGAGACGTTGACGGAGTAAAAGTCTCTGTTGTTGAAACACCAGGTTGGTTCACAGACCCAACACCACCAGACTGGATCAAAGGTGAAgttctccacagtgtctccatgTGTCCTCCAGGACCTCATGTTTTTCTCCTGGTTGTTCCGATCTCCAGAGCTTTCACAGAGAAAGATCTCAAAGCTCTGGTGGAGGTCTTAATGCCATTAACAGAGAGAGTGTGGAGACACTGCATGGTGCTGTTTACCTGGGGAGACTGGCTCCATGACCTCCCTGTAGAGAACTACATTGCCAGAGAGGGCAAGGAGCTCCAGGAGCTTCTGGAGAAGTGTGGAAACAGATACCATGTTCTAAACCCCTACATTTCCGATGATCCTGTTCAAGTCAAAGAGCTGTTCCAAAAAATTATTGAcatggtgacacaaaataaggaATGTTTCACAACTGAAGGAACGAAACTCTCTTTCCTTGagaaattcagttttttctttggcaacaaaaaacaaatggaagAAGAATGGAAGAAGAGGGAGGAGGAGCTGATCAGGCGAATGTTGAAAGCTTTAGCAAAGGAACCAGAGGAACCAACTGTCTTCTGCGAGGATGGCACATAG